The sequence below is a genomic window from Thiomonas intermedia.
CTCGCGCATCTTGGCCTGAAAGAAGGCGCGGGCGTCGAGATGCTCGAAAAACCTGGCCTGCATCGCCTCGGCCAGCGCGCGATGGCCGCACAGAAAGCGCGACTCCAGCAGTGCCGTCTGTACCGTGATGTCCTTGGCCGCCTCGTCGATGCAGGCCTCGACCGTGCGCACGCTGGCGCCGATCTCCAGGCCGCTGTCCCAGCAGGCTGTGATGAAGCCCTCGGCCGCCGCATCGGTGGCGGGGTCGCTGCCCTGGGCGTGGGGCAGCAACAGCAGCAGATCGATGTCGGAGTGCGGAAACAGCTCGCCGCGTCCATATCCGCCCACCGCGATCAGCGCCGCTTCGGGCGGCATGCCGGTTGCCGTCCAGAGCGTTTGCAGCGTCTGGTCGGCCAGGCGGGTCAGTCCGTGCAACAGCGGTGCCACTTGGCGCGGGTGCCGGGCGAAGTGGTTGAGCAGGACGGCCCGCCCCTGCTTCCAACCCTGGCGGATGTCGCTCAGCAGACCCCCGTCGGGGCTGGCGGCAACGACAGCGGCGGCAGTCATGGGCCTGGATGCGTGCGACGGCGTTGAAGGGCCTGAGGGCGCGCCCTCAGGCGGCGACGGCAGGCTGGCGGACGAAACCGGGCGCCGGCTGGCAACCTGCCGAGGTGGTCAGCACCTCGAAGCCTGTGGGCGTGACCAGCACCGTGTGCTCCCACTGCGCCGAGAGCGAGCGGTCTTTGGTGACGATGGTCCAGCCGTCGGCCATTTCGCGGATGTCGCGCCGCCCGGCATTGATCATGGGCTCGATGGTGAAGGTCATGCCTTCGCGCAGCACCTCGCCCGTGCCCGCCTTGCCGTAGTGCAGCACCTGCGGATCTTCATGAAATTTGCGCCCGATGCCGTGTCCGCAGAACTCCCGCACGATGCTGTAGCCCGCGCTCTCGGCAAAGGTCTGAATGATGTGGCCGATGTCGCCCAGCCGCGCACCGGGCTTGACCAGTGCGATGCCGTGCCACATGGCCTCGAAAGTGATGTCCACCAGCCGCTGCACGTGCTTGGGCACGGCGCCGATGCTGAACATGCGGCTGCAATCGCCGTGGAAGCCGTCTTTGATCACGGTGACGTCGATGTTCACCACATCGCCGCTTTTCAGCGCCTTGTCGTTCGGAATGCCGTGGCAGATGACGTTGTTGACCGAGGTGCAGATCGACGCGGGGTAGGGCGTGTAGCCTGGGGGCGCGTAGTTCAGCGGGGCCGGAATGGCCTGCTGCACCTGGGTGATGTAGTCGTAGGCCAGCTTGTCGATGGCCTTGGTCGTCACGC
It includes:
- the map gene encoding type I methionyl aminopeptidase, coding for MSITIKTPEDIEKMRVAGRLASELLDYLTPHVQPGVTTKAIDKLAYDYITQVQQAIPAPLNYAPPGYTPYPASICTSVNNVICHGIPNDKALKSGDVVNIDVTVIKDGFHGDCSRMFSIGAVPKHVQRLVDITFEAMWHGIALVKPGARLGDIGHIIQTFAESAGYSIVREFCGHGIGRKFHEDPQVLHYGKAGTGEVLREGMTFTIEPMINAGRRDIREMADGWTIVTKDRSLSAQWEHTVLVTPTGFEVLTTSAGCQPAPGFVRQPAVAA